The proteins below come from a single Pseudanabaena sp. BC1403 genomic window:
- the xth gene encoding exodeoxyribonuclease III, protein MKIATWNVNSVRTRITHVCDWLQANPEVDLLCLQETKVVDADFPHTPFTDLGYQTHIYGQKSYNGVAIIARSPVEDIQTGFASVLGEISEPSLDDQKRLITCRFGDTQIVNMYVPNGSEVGSEKYEYKLRWLKLLKAYLQALLAKNANVLICGDFNVAIADLDIYDPKGRENKVMSTDIEREALAEVLNLGFKDIFRKFESDGGYYSWWDYRSGGFQRNRGWRIDYHFLTDALYERATACVIDPEPRKLTQPSDHTPVIVTID, encoded by the coding sequence ATGAAAATCGCAACTTGGAATGTAAACTCAGTTCGTACAAGGATTACCCATGTTTGTGATTGGCTACAAGCAAATCCTGAAGTCGATCTGTTGTGTTTACAAGAAACAAAAGTAGTAGATGCTGACTTTCCCCATACACCATTTACAGATTTAGGCTATCAGACTCACATCTATGGTCAGAAATCCTATAACGGCGTAGCAATTATTGCGCGATCGCCTGTTGAGGATATTCAAACAGGGTTTGCCTCAGTATTAGGCGAAATCTCAGAACCTAGCTTAGATGACCAAAAACGCTTGATTACCTGTAGATTTGGCGATACCCAAATCGTGAATATGTATGTGCCAAATGGCTCAGAAGTAGGCAGCGAGAAATATGAATACAAGTTGCGCTGGCTGAAATTATTAAAAGCATATTTGCAAGCATTATTAGCTAAAAATGCCAATGTGTTGATTTGTGGGGACTTTAATGTCGCGATCGCAGACTTGGATATTTACGATCCCAAGGGTCGCGAAAACAAAGTAATGTCAACCGATATCGAGCGCGAAGCTCTCGCCGAAGTCTTAAATCTTGGGTTTAAAGATATATTTCGGAAGTTTGAATCTGACGGCGGGTACTATAGTTGGTGGGACTATCGTTCTGGAGGTTTTCAACGCAATCGTGGTTGGCGGATTGATTATCATTTTCTCACAGATGCACTCTACGAGAGAGCTACAGCCTGTGTGATTGATCCCGAACCTCGGAAGCTCACTCAACCTAGCGATCACACACCTGTGATTGTGACCATTGATTAG
- the gvpA gene encoding gas vesicle structural protein GvpA has product MAVEKVNSSSSLAEVIDRILDKGIVIDAWVRVSLVGIELLSIEARVVIASVETYLKYAEAVGLTASAAVPAA; this is encoded by the coding sequence ATGGCAGTCGAAAAAGTCAACTCTTCCTCTAGTCTAGCGGAAGTCATTGATCGCATTTTGGATAAGGGCATTGTCATTGATGCATGGGTAAGAGTCTCTCTTGTGGGAATCGAACTATTGTCAATCGAAGCTCGTGTTGTTATCGCCTCGGTAGAAACATATCTTAAGTATGCTGAAGCAGTTGGTCTAACAGCATCGGCGGCAGTACCTGCTGCTTAG
- a CDS encoding gas vesicle protein, with amino-acid sequence MSQALRPQAIKTSTTGSSLADILERVLDKGIVIAGDITVSVGSVELLSIRIRLLVASVDKAKEIGINWWESDPYLSSRTQELLASNQQLLERVNLLERELAATKQLTEN; translated from the coding sequence ATGTCTCAAGCGCTTAGACCTCAAGCAATAAAAACCAGCACAACTGGCTCTTCCCTTGCAGATATTCTCGAAAGAGTTTTGGACAAGGGAATTGTCATTGCAGGTGATATCACGGTTTCCGTAGGTAGTGTGGAGTTACTGAGCATCAGAATTCGCTTGCTAGTTGCGTCTGTGGATAAAGCCAAGGAAATTGGAATTAACTGGTGGGAGTCCGATCCCTATTTGTCATCGAGGACTCAAGAGTTACTTGCTTCTAATCAGCAGTTACTGGAGCGTGTAAATCTTTTAGAAAGAGAACTAGCTGCGACAAAGCAACTAACCGAGAATTAA
- a CDS encoding 2Fe-2S iron-sulfur cluster-binding protein, with product MTQTFTATLHHQGQTFTVSVPENQSILDAAIEQGLDLPCSCYAGVCTTCAAQIVKGEVDQSQGMGIGGMGEELDAKGYILLCVSHPKSDVEIYTDKEQDVYSIRFGSSA from the coding sequence ATGACTCAGACTTTTACAGCCACACTTCATCATCAAGGACAAACATTTACGGTGTCTGTCCCTGAAAATCAATCGATCCTTGATGCTGCGATCGAGCAAGGGCTAGATTTGCCATGTTCTTGCTATGCAGGTGTATGTACGACTTGTGCAGCTCAAATTGTCAAAGGTGAAGTAGATCAAAGCCAAGGTATGGGCATTGGCGGCATGGGTGAAGAGCTAGATGCTAAAGGCTATATTCTCCTATGTGTATCGCATCCTAAGTCCGATGTCGAAATCTACACCGACAAAGAACAGGACGTATACTCGATTCGATTTGGATCTAGCGCCTAA
- a CDS encoding DUF3285 domain-containing protein, with protein sequence MNSDPNIPSNSDLNSSNSIDDNNQNTTAKNLKEQDGFVKLAMRNMVKKGSTSLFHFALTICGVIGSLIGLAIIFH encoded by the coding sequence ATGAATAGCGATCCTAATATCCCATCCAATTCCGATTTAAATAGCAGTAATAGTATTGATGACAACAACCAAAACACAACCGCCAAAAATCTAAAAGAGCAAGATGGTTTTGTAAAACTTGCAATGCGAAATATGGTAAAAAAAGGAAGCACATCTCTATTCCATTTTGCGCTTACAATTTGTGGAGTGATTGGATCATTGATAGGATTAGCGATCATCTTTCATTAG
- a CDS encoding Ycf51 family protein: MSLTPALFGQLAQAMGIFVLVCALITGLAITFKWSWRYRMVGATLFSVVLVVGLFSLSFEPITRSSIEGSVPFKLVYDRFGPNATIAVAPTITPEQLEATLKQASSNLFSSGRNAQGESQLTIYARTVVHIREGVSKPLYLGRVKRSLNLRNDPNIEVDIFTDKFAELPKDTTL; this comes from the coding sequence ATGTCGCTAACGCCTGCTTTATTTGGTCAACTCGCACAAGCAATGGGCATATTTGTATTGGTCTGTGCCTTAATTACAGGGCTAGCCATAACATTTAAGTGGAGTTGGCGCTATCGGATGGTGGGCGCAACCCTGTTTTCGGTTGTTTTGGTTGTCGGGCTTTTCTCTCTTAGCTTTGAGCCAATTACGCGCTCATCCATTGAAGGCTCTGTCCCATTTAAGCTTGTTTACGATCGCTTTGGTCCAAATGCCACGATCGCTGTCGCTCCGACAATTACTCCTGAACAACTTGAGGCAACTTTAAAACAAGCTAGTAGCAACCTATTTTCGTCTGGTCGTAATGCTCAAGGCGAATCGCAGTTGACTATTTATGCCCGCACAGTTGTTCATATTCGGGAAGGCGTATCTAAGCCGCTGTATCTAGGGCGCGTAAAGCGATCGTTAAACCTGCGCAATGATCCCAATATAGAAGTAGATATTTTTACAGATAAATTTGCTGAATTACCAAAAGATACAACTTTATAG
- the nusB gene encoding transcription antitermination factor NusB: MQPRHIARELALFSINQLPSQPQKLETKTLDDIVTAVVRSLHDETKELLQTASAELQRGQERVSSSETRTGDIRQDIQAVEGMVREAIELTKNAINNIGAALEYPVTLVLAQRAEVRNYAIDILKTVNGKRTEIDEMISSALVNWQIDRLAQVDKDILRIATAEMMFMSVASKVAIDEAVELAKRYSSEDGYRFINGVLRRIDDQLKELRKSQ; the protein is encoded by the coding sequence ATGCAACCTCGTCACATCGCCCGCGAACTCGCACTCTTTAGTATCAACCAATTACCCAGTCAACCTCAAAAGCTAGAAACGAAAACCCTAGATGACATTGTGACGGCAGTTGTGCGATCGCTGCACGATGAGACCAAAGAATTATTGCAAACTGCTAGCGCTGAGTTGCAACGCGGTCAAGAGCGTGTATCTTCTAGCGAAACTCGCACTGGTGACATTCGGCAAGATATCCAAGCTGTCGAGGGCATGGTGCGCGAAGCGATCGAATTAACAAAAAACGCGATTAACAATATTGGTGCAGCTTTAGAATATCCTGTTACGTTGGTGTTGGCTCAACGTGCTGAGGTGCGTAACTATGCGATCGATATCCTTAAAACTGTCAACGGTAAGCGCACTGAAATCGATGAGATGATTAGCAGCGCTTTAGTTAATTGGCAAATCGATCGCCTTGCTCAAGTAGATAAAGATATTTTGCGGATTGCCACGGCGGAGATGATGTTTATGAGTGTGGCTAGCAAAGTTGCGATCGATGAGGCGGTTGAATTAGCCAAACGTTACAGCAGTGAAGACGGATATAGATTTATCAATGGTGTTTTGCGACGCATTGACGATCAACTTAAAGAATTACGCAAATCACAATGA
- the pgeF gene encoding peptidoglycan editing factor PgeF: MNANQWQWRDGVLTCDLLADWQHGFFTRSHAPKSPTELHNHLLASGKAYRAKQVHGNRLIHADEIEVNPNANLPEADGVWATRNGNNRSVWVCTADCVPVLIGDRKLGSVAAVHAGWRGTAAGIVTKAIATLCDQGSELKDLRVALGPAISGSVYQVSQDVAQQVTATINQSVGLQPDEHPERVKLDLRQVQLQQLQELGMPLVNVAIAPYCTLQHEEIFFSYRRYFLNNPNPHPRAPQVQWSGIAIA, from the coding sequence ATGAACGCAAATCAATGGCAATGGCGAGACGGCGTACTAACTTGCGACTTACTGGCTGACTGGCAACATGGATTTTTTACGCGATCGCACGCTCCTAAATCACCGACTGAATTGCATAATCATCTCCTAGCATCGGGTAAAGCCTATCGCGCCAAGCAAGTACATGGAAATCGCTTAATTCATGCCGATGAAATCGAAGTTAATCCAAATGCGAACTTACCTGAAGCGGATGGAGTTTGGGCAACGCGCAACGGGAATAATCGGTCAGTATGGGTTTGTACTGCTGACTGTGTGCCTGTGTTAATTGGCGATCGCAAGTTAGGTTCAGTGGCGGCTGTCCATGCTGGTTGGCGAGGGACGGCTGCGGGGATTGTGACAAAAGCGATCGCGACATTATGCGATCAGGGCAGTGAGTTAAAAGATTTACGAGTGGCGCTTGGACCTGCGATTTCGGGCAGTGTTTATCAAGTATCGCAAGATGTGGCACAACAGGTGACAGCAACGATTAATCAATCGGTTGGGTTGCAGCCTGATGAGCATCCTGAACGAGTTAAACTTGATTTGCGTCAAGTGCAATTACAACAGCTTCAAGAGTTAGGGATGCCATTAGTAAATGTAGCGATCGCACCCTACTGCACGCTACAACATGAGGAAATATTCTTTTCCTATCGACGTTATTTTCTGAACAATCCTAATCCACATCCCAGAGCGCCACAAGTGCAATGGTCAGGAATTGCGATCGCTTAA
- the gvpN gene encoding gas vesicle protein GvpN, protein MTTVLHANARQFVSTDFTKQIVRRALRYLQSGFAIHLRGPAGTGKTTLAMHLAGLVGRPMVLIYGDEDLRSSQLIGSNSGYTRKKVVDNYIHSVLKVEDDLRQSWTDSRLTLAAKEGFTLIYDEFNRSRPEVNNVLLSALEEKLIVLPPDSSQTEYVRVHPMFRAIFTSNPDEYAGVHATQDALLDRMITINIGEADVETEKQILVNRVGLERTEALKLINLIRGFRRQVQSSKASSLRACLLIGKICHEHEIPVSGKDDDFRDLCFDVLISRYGDGKPESELGLAKLLDQIP, encoded by the coding sequence ATGACCACTGTTCTCCATGCCAATGCACGTCAGTTTGTTAGTACTGACTTCACGAAGCAAATAGTCCGTAGGGCACTTCGCTATTTACAATCAGGCTTTGCGATCCATTTGCGTGGGCCTGCGGGTACTGGCAAAACCACTTTAGCGATGCATCTTGCTGGGTTAGTCGGGCGACCAATGGTGTTGATTTATGGTGACGAAGATCTGCGATCGTCACAATTGATTGGTTCTAACTCTGGTTATACGCGCAAAAAAGTTGTTGATAACTATATACATTCAGTTTTAAAGGTTGAAGATGACCTTCGCCAAAGCTGGACTGATTCACGCCTTACATTGGCTGCGAAAGAAGGGTTTACGCTGATTTATGATGAGTTCAACCGATCGCGTCCTGAAGTAAATAATGTTTTGCTTAGTGCTCTCGAAGAAAAGCTGATTGTGCTACCGCCAGATAGCTCACAAACAGAATATGTGCGCGTACATCCTATGTTTCGGGCGATCTTTACATCTAATCCTGATGAATATGCAGGAGTACATGCTACTCAAGATGCACTACTTGATCGGATGATCACAATTAACATTGGCGAAGCCGATGTAGAAACCGAAAAGCAAATTTTGGTAAATCGAGTTGGGCTAGAGCGTACTGAGGCTCTAAAACTCATCAATTTGATCCGTGGATTCCGCCGTCAAGTGCAATCTAGTAAAGCTTCTAGCTTAAGAGCTTGTCTTCTGATTGGTAAAATTTGTCATGAGCATGAGATTCCCGTCTCTGGCAAAGATGATGATTTTCGGGATCTTTGCTTTGATGTGCTTATTTCTCGCTATGGTGATGGAAAGCCTGAGTCAGAACTTGGACTCGCTAAATTATTGGATCAGATACCTTAA
- a CDS encoding GNAT family N-acetyltransferase — translation MTQVQFTIRHATIADTDAVFSLILALADYENLTNKVTGNIESLQEDLFGAKPCIEAIVAEIEPNQQIVGFALFFTSYSTFLTRRGIYLEDLFVLSEYRGMGIGKALITNLAQIAVSREYGRFEWSVLDWNEPAIAFYTRIGAEILPDWRICRVNGDALERLANQ, via the coding sequence ATGACTCAAGTTCAATTTACGATTCGCCATGCGACAATTGCTGATACTGATGCCGTTTTTTCGTTGATTTTGGCACTTGCCGACTATGAAAATCTCACAAATAAAGTTACAGGCAATATTGAATCCCTACAAGAAGATTTGTTTGGCGCAAAGCCTTGTATCGAAGCGATCGTCGCAGAGATAGAACCGAATCAACAAATTGTTGGATTTGCGCTATTTTTTACGAGCTATTCCACCTTCTTAACTCGGCGTGGCATCTATTTAGAAGATCTGTTTGTACTATCGGAATATCGCGGTATGGGTATTGGCAAAGCCCTAATCACCAATCTTGCTCAAATTGCTGTATCGCGAGAATATGGACGTTTTGAATGGTCGGTTTTAGATTGGAATGAACCTGCGATCGCATTTTATACTCGTATTGGTGCAGAAATCCTTCCAGATTGGCGAATCTGTCGAGTTAATGGTGACGCATTAGAAAGACTGGCTAACCAGTAA
- a CDS encoding ferritin-like domain-containing protein, which produces MSRTERFSRSASRRELIKAGLFGAMGIASVAVVPEVMAMPKKNDVMNDIKVLNNALFYEHQAIWAYGFAAGKLTGSNVGKAVLAIALANQADHKAHRDLLTAVVKKLGGSPVMAKAEYLKTVTPYIEKGEGNLESDVNIAKLALALEVDAAIAYGREVATLKSPELITAGASIGSTEASHATVIRAAFQSLGVALNVVPAAFVSKDTRDAWILKV; this is translated from the coding sequence ATGTCTAGAACAGAAAGATTTTCTCGTTCCGCTTCGCGCCGCGAATTAATCAAAGCAGGCTTATTTGGGGCTATGGGAATTGCAAGTGTCGCAGTTGTCCCTGAAGTCATGGCAATGCCCAAGAAAAACGATGTTATGAATGACATCAAGGTTCTTAATAACGCTTTGTTCTATGAGCATCAAGCAATCTGGGCTTATGGGTTTGCGGCAGGTAAACTCACTGGAAGCAATGTTGGTAAAGCCGTATTAGCGATCGCCTTAGCCAACCAAGCTGATCACAAAGCGCATCGTGACTTGCTGACTGCGGTAGTAAAGAAACTCGGTGGTAGCCCTGTAATGGCGAAGGCTGAGTATCTAAAGACGGTCACACCTTATATCGAAAAGGGAGAAGGCAATCTCGAATCAGATGTGAATATTGCGAAGCTTGCCCTTGCGTTAGAGGTAGATGCTGCGATCGCCTATGGACGTGAGGTCGCCACTCTCAAAAGCCCTGAGCTGATTACCGCAGGGGCAAGTATTGGTTCCACTGAGGCTTCCCATGCCACCGTAATTCGGGCTGCATTCCAATCCTTGGGCGTTGCTCTGAATGTGGTTCCTGCTGCTTTTGTCAGCAAAGACACCCGCGATGCTTGGATTCTCAAGGTCTAA
- a CDS encoding sigma-70 family RNA polymerase sigma factor translates to MDSCDRKFLKIDSDSKVDEISLISRIAEMDQTALSLLYDRYSRVIYTIAYKILNSSEESEEIVLDVFTQVWRIAKNYNFQKGRVDTWLFMLTRSRALDRLRSHTRFGKAVAASEDLLKMHSYVDSPEADVLMQERSSYIKACLAELPNEQRLALELAYFGGLSHSEIAAKTGLSLGTVKTRIRLGLKKLREAIGDEWFSF, encoded by the coding sequence TTGGATTCATGCGATCGCAAATTTCTTAAAATTGACAGTGACAGCAAGGTTGACGAAATTTCACTAATTAGCCGAATTGCTGAAATGGATCAAACTGCCCTGTCGTTGCTGTACGATCGCTACTCCAGAGTGATTTATACAATCGCCTATAAAATTCTTAATTCGTCAGAAGAATCCGAAGAGATCGTTTTAGACGTATTTACTCAAGTATGGAGAATTGCTAAAAATTACAATTTCCAAAAAGGTAGAGTAGATACATGGCTGTTTATGCTCACCCGCAGTCGCGCCTTAGATCGCTTACGCAGTCATACAAGGTTTGGCAAAGCTGTTGCTGCTTCAGAAGATCTGTTAAAGATGCATTCGTATGTTGATAGTCCAGAAGCAGATGTCCTAATGCAAGAGCGAAGTTCTTATATTAAGGCTTGTCTTGCTGAACTTCCTAACGAGCAACGTTTAGCTTTAGAACTTGCCTATTTCGGTGGACTTAGCCATAGTGAAATTGCTGCCAAAACAGGGCTTTCCCTTGGCACTGTCAAAACTCGCATTCGGCTTGGATTAAAAAAATTACGGGAAGCGATCGGCGATGAGTGGTTTAGTTTTTAG
- a CDS encoding MFS transporter, with product MTNVQTNSFPNAPTKIMWQQVWGLAALLAAITFSWIAYGFYQPRILARIGFVDLAIWLGIFQGLLGAIVEPIVGWFSDRILGRFGSRLPQVVVGVTLAGLIFVIASWLVETQLSEGMRWIVPVMMTMWVIAMIIFRGPAIALLQGFAPTNQLPQANAILALVLAITSATSPILGLILKQIGASMTFILGAIALLIGSVLLWVSMPRHLVTATSPEVSATKLTAKSVVKYALPFFVGLGSGLEINLLLHILPRHLSQELGSLSVEYIQSGILLIAGVTTLPLRSLFPRQKVTFGMGLGLASIAVCLTLTVLSQNGVYLILISAIAAMALGLVLTNTIPLALAMVPPNQAGFGTGLYFGGNGMATAMFAALVVTQGEISAMNGALLSLLALAIAIISLKKFAYVTQHN from the coding sequence GTGACTAATGTTCAAACTAATTCTTTCCCAAATGCCCCTACGAAAATTATGTGGCAACAGGTTTGGGGATTGGCAGCATTATTAGCTGCGATTACCTTTAGTTGGATCGCTTATGGATTTTACCAGCCAAGAATTTTGGCGCGGATTGGGTTTGTTGATTTAGCAATATGGCTAGGGATTTTTCAGGGGCTACTCGGCGCGATCGTGGAGCCGATTGTCGGTTGGTTTTCTGATCGCATTCTTGGTCGATTCGGTAGCCGCTTGCCACAGGTAGTCGTGGGCGTGACTCTTGCAGGACTAATTTTTGTGATTGCTTCGTGGCTGGTCGAAACGCAGCTATCAGAGGGAATGCGCTGGATTGTCCCAGTGATGATGACAATGTGGGTAATTGCGATGATTATTTTTCGAGGGCCAGCGATCGCTTTACTCCAAGGCTTTGCGCCAACTAATCAGTTACCTCAAGCAAATGCAATTTTGGCTCTGGTCTTAGCAATCACTAGCGCTACTAGCCCAATATTAGGCTTAATACTTAAACAGATTGGCGCATCCATGACTTTTATCTTGGGAGCGATCGCCTTATTAATTGGTTCAGTACTATTATGGGTCTCGATGCCACGCCATCTAGTCACAGCAACGAGCCCCGAAGTCTCAGCCACAAAATTAACCGCAAAATCAGTAGTCAAGTACGCTTTGCCATTTTTCGTAGGCTTAGGATCTGGCTTAGAAATTAATTTGCTGCTTCATATTCTCCCTCGGCATCTTTCCCAAGAATTAGGCAGTCTCTCAGTTGAATATATCCAGTCAGGAATCCTATTAATTGCAGGGGTCACGACATTACCTTTGCGATCGCTATTTCCCAGACAAAAAGTAACCTTTGGCATGGGATTAGGTTTAGCGTCGATCGCAGTTTGTCTCACATTGACAGTGTTAAGCCAAAATGGCGTTTATTTGATATTAATTAGTGCGATCGCGGCTATGGCTCTAGGCTTAGTTTTGACAAATACTATTCCCCTAGCTTTAGCAATGGTTCCACCTAATCAAGCAGGATTTGGGACAGGCTTATATTTTGGTGGTAATGGCATGGCGACTGCCATGTTTGCCGCATTAGTCGTAACTCAAGGCGAAATCTCAGCAATGAATGGAGCACTATTAAGCTTATTAGCTTTAGCGATCGCCATTATCAGTCTCAAAAAATTTGCATATGTAACTCAGCATAATTAA
- a CDS encoding cupin domain-containing protein yields MNQEEINNLLALTAITAIAPEESQSVEEMAGSSPEIEKELRSLRETAATLAYTETPLDVPARLKQRLFNRIQQETEVVDFVALRSGELKWKPHPVKGLMMAVLQINQERREISALIRAEVTVDYPSHQHATGEEIFMLEGELIDRGVTYKAGDYLYSKAGSVHTPIAIAGCMFFVKTSLDDKFL; encoded by the coding sequence ATGAACCAAGAAGAAATTAATAATCTATTAGCATTAACAGCCATCACAGCGATCGCTCCTGAAGAGAGCCAATCCGTAGAAGAAATGGCAGGTTCCTCTCCAGAAATAGAGAAAGAATTACGATCGCTACGCGAGACTGCTGCCACTCTTGCCTATACTGAAACACCTTTAGATGTTCCTGCTCGTCTCAAACAGAGACTCTTTAACCGCATTCAACAGGAAACAGAAGTTGTGGATTTTGTCGCTTTGCGATCGGGCGAGCTAAAGTGGAAGCCTCATCCTGTGAAAGGACTGATGATGGCAGTGTTGCAAATTAATCAAGAACGAAGAGAGATATCAGCATTAATTCGCGCTGAGGTGACTGTTGATTATCCATCTCATCAACATGCTACGGGGGAAGAAATTTTTATGCTTGAAGGTGAGTTAATCGATCGCGGGGTTACTTATAAAGCAGGGGACTATCTCTACTCCAAGGCTGGATCTGTTCATACACCCATTGCGATCGCAGGCTGTATGTTTTTTGTAAAAACATCTCTAGATGACAAGTTTCTATAA
- a CDS encoding BolA family protein, producing the protein MISHNNIAQLISAALPNAKVQVEDPNQDGQHFSAIVVAEQFEGLSMIKQHKLVYGAIQEHLDTGAIHALQLKTYSLSQWQSMQVQVL; encoded by the coding sequence ATGATTTCCCACAATAATATTGCTCAATTAATTAGCGCTGCTTTGCCTAACGCCAAAGTTCAAGTTGAAGATCCTAATCAGGATGGACAACACTTTTCTGCGATCGTTGTTGCGGAGCAGTTTGAAGGCTTATCGATGATTAAGCAACACAAATTGGTGTATGGTGCAATTCAGGAGCATCTCGATACTGGGGCAATCCATGCATTGCAACTAAAAACTTACAGCCTTTCTCAATGGCAAAGTATGCAGGTTCAAGTTCTCTAG
- a CDS encoding pentapeptide repeat-containing protein encodes MKYRIFLAIVLLILFLFPLPVWAANPSQIVQLQTTKSCQVCDLTGAYLPVSNLDYTYLLASDLSRANLVGASISFSNLSRANLTGANLSHVNFKRTKMLLANFTNAILDKADLTEADLTSANISDAQLVNAKLCKTVLSNGLTSNRDC; translated from the coding sequence ATGAAATACCGTATTTTTTTAGCGATCGTGCTACTTATATTATTTTTGTTTCCTTTACCAGTTTGGGCAGCAAATCCTAGCCAAATTGTCCAATTGCAAACCACAAAAAGCTGTCAAGTCTGTGATTTGACAGGAGCCTACCTTCCAGTTAGCAACTTAGACTATACCTATTTACTAGCCTCAGACCTGAGTCGGGCTAACTTAGTTGGTGCGAGTATTAGTTTCTCAAATCTGAGCCGAGCCAATCTTACTGGCGCAAATCTCAGCCATGTCAACTTTAAACGCACCAAGATGTTGCTAGCCAACTTTACCAACGCTATCTTAGATAAAGCAGACCTTACTGAAGCGGATCTCACTAGTGCAAATATTTCAGATGCACAGTTAGTTAATGCAAAGCTCTGTAAGACAGTTTTATCAAACGGATTAACCTCAAATCGTGATTGTTAA
- a CDS encoding carbonic anhydrase, with product MNSRNKNYGKKIMLLLAIILVTLSLLSIPVLAGEDAPHWRYGGVENPTQWGNLSKDFVLCESGRDQSPIKIKNAVESTPSKISFDYKASPLVVINNGHTIQVNYAEGSTVTIDGEKYALVQFHFHTPSEHEINDKAAAMELHLVHRNEAGKHAVVGVMLTKGKENSLIEEVWKNIPATGETNTVSNSTINAAKLLPSSKAYYSYSGSLTTPPCSEGVKWNVFVEPVTISEEQIEAFEKLYQVDARPIQPINGRSVQLHR from the coding sequence ATGAACTCACGAAACAAGAATTATGGTAAGAAGATAATGTTGCTATTAGCAATTATCTTAGTGACATTATCGCTATTATCAATACCTGTTTTGGCGGGAGAAGACGCTCCTCATTGGCGTTACGGGGGAGTAGAAAATCCAACTCAATGGGGTAACCTCAGTAAAGATTTTGTACTGTGTGAGTCAGGTCGCGATCAATCTCCCATCAAAATCAAAAATGCTGTAGAAAGCACTCCTTCAAAAATCAGCTTTGACTATAAAGCTTCTCCCTTAGTGGTTATCAATAATGGTCACACGATTCAGGTGAACTATGCTGAAGGTAGCACTGTTACTATTGATGGAGAGAAGTATGCACTTGTTCAGTTCCATTTTCATACACCAAGTGAACATGAAATCAATGACAAGGCTGCTGCAATGGAATTACATTTAGTGCATCGCAATGAAGCTGGGAAACATGCCGTAGTAGGAGTTATGCTCACTAAAGGTAAGGAAAATTCTTTGATTGAAGAAGTCTGGAAGAATATTCCTGCTACTGGCGAAACCAATACAGTTAGTAATAGCACGATCAATGCTGCGAAGCTCTTGCCAAGTAGTAAAGCTTACTATAGTTATTCTGGTTCTCTAACCACTCCACCATGTAGCGAAGGAGTTAAATGGAATGTTTTTGTGGAGCCTGTGACTATCTCTGAAGAGCAAATCGAAGCTTTTGAAAAGCTTTATCAAGTTGATGCCCGTCCAATCCAACCTATCAATGGTAGATCTGTGCAATTACACCGTTAA
- a CDS encoding MAPEG family protein: MNLTFSPSQILLYGIAIAAGLIYFPYIFVAFGRVSIGYDMNSPRAMFDRLPDYAKRATWAHQNSFEVFALFAAAALTAYVSNVASDKTSLYVLVFLAARFLFSLFYILDLPWLRSPMWGVSMACIGSLFIASLT, translated from the coding sequence ATGAATTTGACTTTTTCTCCTTCACAGATATTGCTTTATGGTATTGCGATCGCAGCAGGGCTTATATATTTTCCATATATATTTGTCGCATTTGGGCGGGTGAGTATTGGCTACGACATGAATTCGCCAAGAGCGATGTTCGATCGCTTGCCTGACTATGCAAAACGGGCAACATGGGCGCATCAAAATTCTTTTGAAGTATTTGCACTCTTTGCAGCAGCGGCACTTACAGCCTATGTTAGCAATGTTGCTTCCGATAAAACTTCTCTTTATGTACTAGTCTTTTTAGCAGCAAGATTTTTATTTAGCTTGTTTTATATTCTCGATTTACCTTGGTTGCGATCGCCAATGTGGGGGGTCAGTATGGCATGTATAGGCAGCCTCTTTATTGCCAGCCTCACCTAA